Proteins from a single region of Lujinxingia litoralis:
- the hemA gene encoding glutamyl-tRNA reductase produces the protein MTSPNRLTLISFSHRNASLAERDALAMSADDIAALVPLCRQRWLSEVAVLSTCNRTELYFYGPTPPNLWEMVRPELARQRGIDAESLPAPLIRTDVQAARHLFRVASSLESLALGENQILAQVKDVHDQVLANPARSPVLDRLLQFAIRVGKQVRTDTALCEGAVSISSAAVDLASKIFGDFRQQEILLVGAGETSEAAAMHFANSGATKFVVLNRSRERGQKLADQLKGHYRPLDELADAVVSAEVAVFATGSPDFLLTHDQLKHVMRARKRRPLFLIDISNPRNIDPEVARFDSVFLYNIDDLEHVVASNMATRKDEIPAAETIIDQMVEQWQSWQRSMAVTPTIASLARYFEEVCTREIDRHNKRISDQERVMLEEFSRGLVKKLLHHPISYLRTSVANNTLRAEDLNLVWSLYNLQNQDENPDEP, from the coding sequence ATGACCTCACCCAACCGGCTCACCCTTATCTCGTTCAGCCATCGGAACGCTTCGCTGGCTGAACGCGACGCACTGGCAATGAGCGCCGACGACATCGCGGCGTTGGTGCCCCTGTGCCGTCAGCGCTGGCTCAGCGAGGTCGCGGTCCTCTCGACCTGCAACCGCACCGAGCTCTACTTTTACGGGCCCACGCCCCCCAACCTCTGGGAGATGGTCCGGCCCGAGCTCGCTCGCCAGCGGGGCATCGACGCCGAGAGCCTCCCCGCCCCCCTGATCCGCACCGACGTGCAGGCCGCGCGCCATCTCTTCCGGGTGGCCTCCTCGCTGGAGTCGCTGGCCCTTGGCGAGAACCAGATCCTGGCCCAGGTCAAAGACGTCCACGATCAGGTCCTGGCCAACCCGGCACGCTCGCCAGTGCTCGACCGCCTCCTTCAGTTTGCCATCCGCGTCGGCAAACAGGTGCGCACCGACACCGCGCTCTGTGAGGGCGCCGTCTCCATCAGCTCGGCCGCCGTGGACCTGGCCAGCAAGATCTTTGGCGACTTCCGCCAGCAGGAGATCTTGCTGGTGGGCGCTGGCGAGACCTCCGAGGCCGCGGCGATGCACTTTGCCAACTCCGGGGCGACCAAGTTCGTGGTGCTCAACCGCTCCCGCGAACGCGGCCAAAAGCTGGCAGACCAGCTCAAGGGCCACTACCGCCCGCTCGACGAGTTGGCCGACGCTGTGGTCAGCGCCGAGGTCGCCGTCTTCGCCACCGGCTCCCCGGACTTTTTGCTGACCCACGACCAGCTCAAGCACGTGATGCGCGCCCGCAAACGGCGCCCGCTCTTTCTGATCGACATCAGCAACCCGCGGAACATCGATCCGGAGGTCGCCCGCTTCGACAGCGTCTTCCTCTACAACATCGACGACCTGGAACACGTGGTGGCCTCCAACATGGCCACCCGCAAAGACGAGATCCCGGCCGCCGAGACCATCATCGATCAGATGGTCGAGCAGTGGCAGAGCTGGCAGCGCTCCATGGCGGTCACCCCCACCATCGCCTCGCTGGCGCGCTACTTCGAAGAGGTCTGCACCCGGGAGATCGACCGCCACAATAAACGCATCAGCGATCAGGAGCGGGTGATGCTCGAAGAGTTCAGCCGCGGCCTGGTCAAAAAACTGCTCCACCACCCGATCTCGTACCTGCGAACCTCGGTGGCCAATAACACCCTGCGCGCCGAAGACCTCAACCTGGTCTGGTCGCTCTACAATCTTCAAAACCAAGATGAGAACCCCGATGAACCTTAA
- the rimP gene encoding ribosome maturation factor RimP, giving the protein MAKKRRKERQAKAPSLPLSNELVEAIEGWAEEAAAVHDLELYDVVASSAGGWSVQVFLDRPDAEPGTGVAVEDCARVSRYMEALLDADERVPERYVLEVSSPGVERKLKKPKHFSQAIGSDVVLVVREQIDGQNKVSGRLVAFEDDTLTVEMDGTPVTIPLDGVSRAKLTFDFSGAKQR; this is encoded by the coding sequence GTGGCCAAGAAACGAAGAAAAGAGCGTCAAGCTAAGGCCCCCTCGCTGCCCTTGAGCAACGAGCTTGTCGAGGCGATTGAGGGCTGGGCTGAAGAGGCCGCAGCGGTCCATGACCTGGAACTCTACGACGTGGTCGCCAGCTCGGCTGGTGGCTGGTCGGTGCAGGTGTTTCTCGACCGTCCCGATGCCGAGCCCGGCACGGGCGTGGCGGTAGAGGACTGCGCCCGGGTGAGCCGTTATATGGAAGCGTTGCTCGATGCCGATGAGCGCGTGCCGGAGCGCTATGTGCTGGAGGTTTCCAGCCCGGGCGTGGAGCGAAAGCTCAAAAAACCAAAGCATTTTTCGCAGGCGATCGGCAGCGACGTCGTACTTGTCGTGCGCGAGCAGATCGATGGACAGAACAAGGTAAGCGGACGGCTTGTGGCGTTTGAAGACGACACGCTGACCGTTGAGATGGACGGCACGCCGGTGACCATCCCGCTTGATGGGGTGAGCCGGGCGAAGTTGACGTTCGACTTTTCAGGAGCGAAGCAGCGATGA
- the hemC gene encoding hydroxymethylbilane synthase — protein sequence MNLKLGSRKSALALWQTHHVADLLRAAHPGLSVEIVTMDTLGDQRTDVPLPSIGAKGLFTAELEEALATDAVDLAVHSLKDLPSTLPPGMRFAGAPKRASALDAFISTRYASFDQVPDGATIATGSQRRKAQLLHRRPNLNFADLRGNIGTRLEKLERQGFDGIIMAHAALERLEMDERVTSLLPPAEYVPAVGQGAIGLEAREGREEIDAILAPILDAPTMQAVTAERIFMRRLEGGCSVALGAYCVPADTPGQWTFHAWVSSPDGRQCLHEARTGDDPNALAHALVDDFLEQGARSILRA from the coding sequence ATGAACCTTAAACTTGGCTCGCGCAAATCGGCGCTGGCGCTCTGGCAGACCCATCACGTGGCCGACCTCTTGCGGGCGGCGCATCCGGGACTGAGTGTCGAGATCGTGACGATGGATACCCTCGGCGATCAACGCACCGATGTGCCCCTGCCTTCGATCGGAGCCAAGGGGCTCTTCACCGCCGAGCTGGAAGAGGCCCTGGCCACCGACGCGGTGGACCTGGCGGTGCACTCCCTCAAGGACCTCCCCTCCACGCTGCCCCCGGGCATGCGCTTTGCCGGCGCCCCCAAACGCGCCAGCGCACTGGATGCCTTCATCTCCACCCGCTACGCCTCCTTTGATCAGGTGCCCGACGGAGCGACGATCGCCACCGGCAGCCAGCGCCGCAAAGCCCAGCTCTTGCACCGCCGCCCCAACCTCAACTTCGCCGATCTGCGCGGCAACATCGGCACGCGCCTGGAGAAGCTGGAACGCCAGGGCTTTGACGGCATCATCATGGCCCACGCCGCTCTGGAGCGCCTGGAGATGGACGAGCGCGTGACCTCGCTCCTGCCCCCCGCGGAGTATGTGCCGGCGGTCGGTCAGGGCGCCATCGGTCTGGAGGCCCGGGAGGGGCGCGAGGAAATCGACGCGATCTTAGCCCCGATCCTCGACGCCCCCACCATGCAGGCCGTTACCGCCGAGCGCATCTTTATGCGCCGCCTCGAAGGGGGTTGTTCGGTGGCGCTGGGGGCTTACTGTGTGCCGGCCGACACCCCGGGGCAGTGGACCTTCCACGCCTGGGTGTCCTCGCCAGACGGCCGGCAATGCCTGCACGAAGCCCGCACCGGCGACGATCCGAACGCGCTGGCCCACGCGCTCGTCGACGACTTTTTGGAACAGGGCGCCCGGAGCATCCTGCGCGCATGA
- a CDS encoding carbon-nitrogen hydrolase family protein, whose protein sequence is MRVALAQIASTRDIEANLKTCRRLAEDAVEQGAGWVIFPECAPFLGPDRDKLPVAETLQGSQIQTFQALARELQAAITVGSFAERSPDPTRTFNTQVHITPAGDIAAVYRKIHLFDARVDGDLTLTESASVVGGQDAVLTAVQVQGEEAKVGLTICYDLRFPELYRELAFRGAEMLTVPSAFTRPTGQAHWHTLLRARAIENQTFVLAPNQWGHHYGTRASFGNSVIYDPWGECLGCLEEGDGVVVADLNLERQREVRQKMPVLTHQRRGLSAPGQHEV, encoded by the coding sequence ATGCGCGTCGCCCTGGCCCAGATCGCCTCCACCCGCGACATCGAAGCCAACCTTAAGACCTGCCGCCGGCTCGCGGAAGACGCCGTCGAGCAAGGCGCCGGCTGGGTGATCTTTCCGGAATGCGCCCCCTTTCTGGGCCCGGACCGCGACAAACTCCCGGTGGCCGAGACGCTGCAGGGCTCGCAGATTCAGACCTTTCAAGCGCTGGCCCGCGAGCTGCAGGCCGCGATCACCGTCGGCAGCTTTGCCGAACGCTCCCCCGACCCGACGCGGACCTTCAACACTCAGGTTCACATCACCCCCGCGGGCGACATCGCCGCTGTGTACCGCAAGATCCACCTTTTTGATGCCCGGGTCGACGGCGATCTCACCCTGACCGAATCCGCCAGCGTGGTCGGCGGCCAGGATGCCGTCCTCACCGCCGTGCAGGTGCAGGGCGAAGAGGCAAAAGTGGGGCTGACCATCTGCTACGACCTGCGCTTCCCCGAACTCTACCGGGAGCTGGCGTTTCGCGGCGCGGAAATGTTGACGGTGCCCTCGGCGTTCACCCGGCCGACCGGCCAGGCCCACTGGCATACCTTGCTGCGCGCCCGGGCCATTGAAAATCAGACCTTTGTCCTGGCTCCCAACCAGTGGGGCCATCACTACGGAACACGCGCTTCCTTTGGAAACTCGGTGATCTACGATCCCTGGGGAGAGTGCCTGGGATGTCTGGAAGAAGGCGACGGCGTAGTCGTGGCCGATCTGAATCTGGAACGCCAGCGTGAGGTCCGGCAAAAGATGCCGGTCCTCACCCACCAGCGGCGCGGACTGTCCGCGCCGGGGCAACACGAGGTTTGA
- the infB gene encoding translation initiation factor IF-2, with amino-acid sequence MPKQRRVYELADELGINKQELVSKINELDLGFSVNNYMTVLNPREIDSLKAALGGEGQAAAPKKKSTKSTKKKGAKKAEEPKKEEEAAEAAPSPVVRRRRKVQPVAEEEEAGEESAETEVEVVRPTVRRRRKVEPAAEAEEAAEAEVAAEAPTEEPVVEEPEAEAVEAEVAAEEPAAEEVVAEEAPVEAPVAEEPAAEEVVAEEAPVEAPVAEEPAVEEAVDAPVEEPQAEEPVAEAPKPQEKAEEPAKPTPEAAPKKEAPATAERPSPIAPPVRRPPPARAPKGGAKVLGRISESVLKDRLAAENKDFTPGPSRGPGGESRSSSSRRRGRTKRVVEGSDLYDPKSRRSRRRNSRGRSRGKAKRTQKTEITQAAEHKRVIRIEDVISVGDLAHQMGAKAAQVAMKLIESGMMATVNTTLDFETAALVADEFDYTVENVAFDIANFYDTTPDDESLLEKRAPVVTVMGHVDHGKTSLLDAVRASTVTSGEAGGITQHIGAYMVETAAGMITFLDTPGHEAFTALRARGAKATDIVVLVVAADDGVMPQTVEAINHARAAEVPIIVAVNKIDKPAANPDRVKTALTEYNLIPEEWGGSTLFVEVSALERINIDGLLEAISLQAELQELRSNANRDAQGIVIEAELDIGRGPVATILVQRGTLNRGDILVSGRYYGRVRTMHNDRAQVIEKAGPSQPVEITGLSGIPEAGEPFFVVTEERDAKRITENVADQRRKEVMASRAKESAGSLEDLSAMIARGEMKTLKIILKGDVQGSVEAIKEAFGKLGNEEVRTKIIHTGVGGITENDVNLAASSDAGAVIVGFNVRPDNRAAEVADKYGVQILTHSIIYDAIEQVRNILEGLLSPIVQEKVLGHAEVRETFSAPKVGTVAGVYVTDGILRRNAKARLLRGERVIYESTVASLRRFKDDAKEVKTGFECGMSLENYNDIKIGDVIEVFELEEVAATFD; translated from the coding sequence ATGCCGAAGCAGCGACGCGTATACGAACTAGCCGACGAGCTAGGGATCAATAAGCAAGAATTGGTATCGAAGATTAACGAGCTCGATCTCGGGTTCTCCGTCAATAACTACATGACGGTGCTCAACCCCCGGGAGATCGATTCGCTTAAGGCCGCCCTGGGTGGAGAGGGCCAGGCTGCGGCGCCCAAAAAGAAGTCGACCAAGTCGACCAAAAAGAAGGGGGCCAAAAAAGCCGAAGAGCCGAAGAAGGAAGAAGAGGCCGCCGAGGCCGCTCCTTCTCCGGTGGTGCGCCGCCGCCGTAAGGTGCAGCCGGTCGCCGAGGAAGAGGAGGCCGGTGAAGAGTCGGCTGAGACCGAAGTGGAGGTGGTGCGCCCGACGGTGCGTCGCCGCCGCAAGGTGGAGCCCGCCGCCGAGGCCGAAGAGGCCGCGGAAGCAGAAGTAGCGGCCGAAGCGCCGACGGAAGAGCCGGTGGTCGAAGAGCCCGAGGCCGAAGCTGTCGAAGCAGAAGTAGCGGCCGAAGAGCCGGCAGCCGAAGAAGTCGTCGCTGAAGAAGCCCCGGTCGAAGCGCCCGTGGCCGAAGAGCCGGCGGCCGAAGAAGTCGTCGCCGAAGAAGCCCCGGTCGAAGCGCCCGTGGCCGAAGAACCGGCGGTCGAAGAGGCTGTTGACGCTCCGGTGGAAGAGCCCCAGGCCGAGGAGCCGGTGGCCGAAGCGCCGAAGCCGCAAGAGAAGGCTGAAGAGCCGGCTAAGCCGACGCCCGAAGCCGCACCGAAGAAAGAGGCTCCGGCCACTGCAGAGCGTCCCAGCCCGATTGCCCCGCCGGTACGTCGTCCTCCGCCTGCGCGTGCCCCCAAGGGCGGCGCCAAGGTGCTCGGCCGTATCAGCGAGAGCGTGCTCAAGGATCGCCTCGCGGCAGAGAATAAGGACTTCACCCCCGGTCCCTCCCGTGGACCTGGTGGCGAGTCTCGCTCCTCCAGCAGCCGCCGTCGCGGTCGTACCAAGCGCGTGGTGGAAGGCTCTGATCTTTATGATCCGAAGTCCCGCCGCAGCCGCCGCCGCAACTCCCGCGGTCGCAGCCGGGGCAAGGCCAAGCGCACGCAGAAGACCGAAATCACGCAGGCCGCCGAGCACAAGCGCGTGATTCGCATCGAGGACGTGATCTCCGTCGGCGACCTCGCCCACCAGATGGGGGCGAAGGCCGCTCAGGTTGCCATGAAGCTCATTGAGAGCGGCATGATGGCCACGGTGAACACCACCCTTGATTTCGAAACCGCCGCGCTGGTGGCCGACGAGTTCGACTACACCGTTGAGAACGTCGCCTTCGATATCGCGAACTTCTACGACACCACGCCTGATGATGAGTCGTTGCTCGAGAAGCGTGCGCCTGTGGTCACGGTGATGGGCCACGTCGACCACGGGAAGACCTCCCTGCTCGATGCGGTGCGGGCCTCGACGGTGACCAGTGGCGAGGCCGGTGGGATTACCCAGCACATCGGCGCGTATATGGTGGAGACGGCGGCCGGGATGATCACCTTCCTGGATACTCCGGGGCACGAGGCGTTCACCGCGCTGCGTGCTCGGGGCGCCAAGGCCACCGATATTGTCGTGCTGGTCGTTGCCGCCGATGACGGCGTGATGCCTCAGACGGTGGAGGCGATCAATCACGCCCGCGCCGCCGAGGTGCCGATCATTGTGGCGGTCAACAAGATTGACAAGCCGGCGGCCAACCCCGATCGCGTCAAGACGGCGTTGACCGAGTACAACCTGATTCCCGAAGAGTGGGGCGGAAGCACCCTCTTTGTGGAAGTCAGTGCGCTGGAACGAATCAACATCGACGGGCTGCTGGAGGCCATTTCGCTGCAGGCCGAGTTGCAGGAGCTGCGCTCCAATGCAAATCGTGACGCGCAGGGCATCGTCATCGAAGCCGAACTCGATATCGGGCGCGGTCCGGTGGCCACCATTCTCGTGCAGCGCGGGACGCTGAATCGCGGTGATATCCTGGTCAGCGGTCGCTACTACGGACGCGTGCGTACGATGCACAACGACCGGGCGCAGGTCATCGAGAAGGCCGGTCCCAGTCAGCCCGTGGAAATCACCGGCCTGAGTGGTATCCCCGAAGCCGGTGAGCCCTTCTTCGTGGTCACCGAGGAGCGTGACGCCAAGCGCATCACCGAGAACGTCGCCGATCAGCGTCGTAAAGAGGTCATGGCCAGCCGTGCGAAGGAATCGGCCGGTAGCCTCGAAGATCTCTCGGCGATGATTGCACGCGGAGAGATGAAGACCCTCAAGATCATTCTCAAGGGTGATGTGCAGGGCTCGGTCGAAGCGATCAAGGAAGCCTTCGGCAAGTTGGGCAACGAAGAAGTTCGCACCAAGATCATTCACACCGGTGTGGGCGGAATCACCGAGAACGATGTCAACCTGGCAGCGTCTTCGGATGCTGGAGCGGTGATCGTGGGCTTCAATGTGCGCCCCGACAACCGGGCGGCGGAGGTTGCCGATAAGTACGGCGTGCAGATCCTCACTCACAGCATCATCTACGATGCGATCGAGCAGGTGCGTAACATCCTCGAAGGGCTGCTCTCGCCGATCGTTCAGGAGAAGGTGCTGGGGCATGCCGAGGTGCGCGAGACCTTCTCGGCGCCCAAGGTGGGCACCGTGGCCGGTGTCTACGTCACCGACGGTATCCTGCGCCGCAACGCCAAAGCGCGCTTGCTTCGTGGTGAGCGGGTGATTTACGAGTCGACTGTGGCTTCGCTGCGGCGCTTCAAAGACGATGCCAAAGAGGTCAAAACCGGCTTTGAGTGCGGCATGAGCCTGGAGAACTACAACGACATCAAGATCGGCGATGTCATTGAGGTCTTCGAGCTGGAGGAGGTCGCGGCAACTTTTGATTGA
- the ccsA gene encoding cytochrome c biogenesis protein CcsA → MLMLFQLVEIALPVAYLAIFALYARQFLARRDAGERFVGSPLLYGTLGVHATYLALRGVELSHFPVSSKGEFLSLLALAIGFIYALTERRHGEPNTGAFFVALTALAQTWSSLIIDPTAAHPLLHEHPIYGVHVILILLGFVGLAMSAIYALMYVLLARQLKSRDLGALFRRLPSLHTLENMSRMATLAGILLLGLGLVSGHFVAVYVLDDFSLLDPKIVITYVAWAAYAVAFVVAKMRKLSGLRMGYLSLGGYLALIASMVVVNTFFSSFHTFQ, encoded by the coding sequence ATGCTCATGTTGTTTCAACTCGTCGAGATCGCGCTGCCGGTGGCCTACCTGGCCATCTTCGCGCTCTACGCGCGCCAGTTTCTGGCGCGACGCGACGCCGGGGAGCGCTTTGTGGGCTCACCACTGCTTTATGGCACCCTGGGAGTCCACGCGACCTACCTGGCGCTGCGCGGCGTCGAACTCAGCCACTTCCCGGTCAGCTCCAAGGGGGAGTTTCTCTCATTGCTGGCGCTGGCCATCGGGTTTATCTATGCGCTGACCGAACGACGTCATGGCGAGCCCAACACCGGGGCCTTCTTCGTGGCCCTGACCGCCCTGGCGCAGACCTGGTCCTCTCTGATCATTGACCCCACCGCCGCCCACCCCCTGCTGCACGAGCACCCGATCTACGGGGTGCACGTGATCCTGATTTTGCTGGGCTTTGTCGGGCTGGCGATGAGCGCGATCTATGCGCTGATGTATGTGTTGCTCGCACGCCAGCTCAAGAGCCGCGATCTGGGCGCGCTCTTTCGACGTCTCCCCTCCCTTCACACGCTGGAGAACATGAGTCGGATGGCCACCCTGGCCGGCATTCTGCTGCTGGGGCTGGGCCTTGTATCGGGGCATTTTGTCGCGGTCTACGTGCTCGACGACTTTAGCTTGCTCGACCCCAAGATCGTCATTACTTACGTGGCCTGGGCGGCTTACGCGGTGGCCTTTGTGGTGGCGAAGATGCGTAAACTCTCGGGCTTGCGCATGGGTTACCTCTCTCTTGGGGGCTACCTGGCGCTGATCGCGTCGATGGTCGTCGTCAACACCTTCTTTAGCTCCTTCCACACCTTCCAGTAA
- the rbfA gene encoding 30S ribosome-binding factor RbfA, protein MKQKRSYKRTERVGQQLHEVIAGLLLTDADDPRLQMVQVTGVEMSPDLRYAKVYYIMLDGEEPEEGVGAALERFAGYAQRVIGDQLRLQYVPRLTFVFDEAVMRGRAMDELLAKLPES, encoded by the coding sequence ATGAAGCAGAAACGTAGCTACAAACGTACCGAACGGGTCGGGCAGCAGCTCCACGAAGTGATTGCGGGGCTGCTGCTGACCGACGCCGATGACCCGCGCCTGCAAATGGTGCAGGTCACCGGCGTCGAGATGAGCCCGGACCTGCGATACGCCAAGGTCTATTACATCATGCTCGACGGCGAGGAGCCGGAAGAGGGCGTGGGAGCCGCTCTGGAGCGCTTTGCCGGTTATGCCCAGCGGGTTATCGGCGATCAGCTTCGACTTCAGTACGTGCCACGCCTTACCTTTGTCTTTGACGAAGCGGTGATGCGCGGGCGAGCGATGGATGAGCTGCTCGCGAAGCTCCCCGAGAGCTAA
- a CDS encoding DUF448 domain-containing protein — MNVGKHNDAGKHLSAAHTPERTCAGCRQTGDPVDWERFVYVEGHGLIHDLRRKAPGRGVWVHSDPNCLTAAVERGGFHRSLKQRLELPTAEALIAQVHAGARRRLEEALQVAMRARATFLGQTFVKEAMRQDTVAALIIASDAGESTRMKFASNAQRKGITVIDLWTGAELGQWARGEAFVSVVGICAGPQAERFLQHWKRLEAHIATPKT; from the coding sequence CTGAACGTCGGTAAGCACAACGATGCTGGTAAACATCTGAGCGCTGCCCACACCCCCGAGCGCACCTGCGCGGGGTGTCGGCAGACCGGAGATCCGGTCGACTGGGAACGCTTTGTGTATGTAGAAGGTCATGGTCTGATCCACGATCTTCGACGCAAAGCGCCCGGTCGGGGGGTATGGGTCCATTCCGACCCGAACTGTTTGACGGCGGCTGTGGAGCGAGGCGGGTTTCACCGCTCGCTTAAGCAGCGACTCGAACTCCCCACGGCCGAAGCACTGATCGCTCAAGTTCATGCCGGGGCACGTCGTCGCCTGGAGGAGGCTCTCCAGGTGGCGATGCGCGCGCGCGCCACCTTTCTGGGGCAGACCTTTGTCAAAGAGGCCATGCGCCAGGATACTGTCGCCGCGCTCATCATCGCCTCGGACGCCGGGGAGAGCACCCGGATGAAGTTTGCCAGCAACGCGCAACGCAAAGGCATCACCGTGATCGATCTCTGGACCGGCGCGGAGCTGGGCCAGTGGGCCCGTGGCGAGGCGTTTGTCTCGGTTGTCGGTATCTGTGCCGGCCCTCAAGCTGAGCGATTCTTGCAGCATTGGAAGCGGTTGGAGGCGCACATCGCGACTCCGAAAACATAG
- the nusA gene encoding transcription termination factor NusA, whose protein sequence is MNLNSVIDEVGRTKGIDRSILVETLEAAILTAARRTYGAQREIEAEYSEESGEVQLFQIITVSDDVENPYREVSVEEVREAGFEAEPGDELLFQIFYREDDKDKARVQDKRYGKLLKLDSYNSTFGRIAAQTAKQVIIQRVREAERDIIYDEYKDTIGDMVIGRVRRFEKGNIIVDLGRTDAILPRREQTPRESYRPGDRLQAMIKEVQRSSRDPQVVLTRADPMLLLKLFEQEVPEIHEGAVRIVAVAREAGVRTKVAVYSRDSDVDPVGACVGMRGSRVQAVVQELRGEKIDIVPYVEDTARFVCNAISPAEVAKVLIDESNMTMELIVPDDQLSLAIGRGGQNVRLAAQLTGWNLDIISETRLKNMMAESRAQLLEFEGITEDMVDTLFTLGYNKLEHMAHAAAPELAQIPGLNAESAERIIAAAAEILARPAPGSPEAMTEADYERKALEEIRGVGAKVAASLHDSGFISVEHIAFAEDPAKLAEAAGLGKNVKKARQILSAAEEHLKRELELDDEGFEARRAEFNAASQEATAEEAAEEADAAQEQEAPEGAEAVPADAPVEASESDDEEEA, encoded by the coding sequence ATGAATCTTAACAGTGTCATCGACGAGGTCGGGAGGACCAAGGGAATCGACCGGTCGATCCTGGTGGAGACCCTTGAGGCGGCCATCTTGACCGCGGCGCGCCGCACCTACGGGGCCCAGCGCGAGATCGAAGCCGAGTACAGCGAGGAGAGCGGCGAAGTTCAGCTCTTCCAGATCATCACGGTCAGCGACGACGTGGAGAACCCCTACCGAGAGGTCTCGGTGGAGGAGGTTCGCGAGGCGGGCTTTGAAGCGGAGCCGGGTGACGAGCTGCTCTTCCAGATCTTTTACCGCGAAGACGACAAGGATAAGGCCCGGGTGCAGGACAAGCGCTACGGTAAGCTCCTGAAGCTCGACTCCTACAACTCGACCTTTGGTCGCATCGCCGCTCAGACCGCCAAGCAGGTCATCATCCAGCGGGTGCGCGAGGCCGAGCGGGACATCATCTACGATGAGTACAAGGATACCATCGGAGATATGGTCATCGGCCGGGTGCGCCGCTTTGAGAAGGGCAACATCATTGTCGATCTGGGGCGTACCGATGCGATTTTGCCGCGTCGCGAGCAGACCCCGCGCGAGAGCTATCGCCCCGGCGATCGTCTTCAGGCCATGATCAAAGAGGTGCAGCGCTCCAGCCGCGACCCGCAGGTTGTCTTGACGCGCGCCGATCCCATGCTTCTGCTCAAGTTGTTTGAACAGGAGGTTCCGGAGATTCACGAAGGTGCGGTGCGCATTGTGGCCGTGGCGCGTGAGGCCGGCGTTCGTACCAAGGTGGCCGTCTACAGCCGTGACAGTGATGTCGATCCGGTGGGGGCCTGCGTGGGGATGCGCGGATCGCGTGTTCAGGCGGTGGTCCAGGAGCTTCGCGGCGAAAAGATCGACATTGTGCCCTACGTCGAAGACACCGCGCGCTTTGTGTGCAACGCGATCAGCCCGGCCGAAGTGGCCAAGGTGCTGATCGACGAGTCGAACATGACCATGGAGCTTATCGTCCCCGACGACCAGCTCAGCCTGGCCATTGGCCGCGGCGGTCAGAACGTTCGCCTGGCCGCCCAGCTCACCGGCTGGAACCTCGACATCATCAGTGAGACTCGCCTCAAGAATATGATGGCTGAGTCCCGCGCTCAGCTCCTTGAGTTTGAGGGGATTACCGAGGATATGGTCGATACGCTCTTTACCCTGGGCTACAACAAGCTCGAGCACATGGCGCACGCCGCGGCTCCCGAGCTCGCCCAGATTCCGGGTCTCAACGCCGAGTCGGCCGAGCGCATCATTGCGGCGGCCGCCGAGATTCTGGCCCGTCCGGCTCCCGGCTCGCCGGAGGCGATGACCGAGGCGGACTACGAGCGTAAGGCGCTGGAAGAGATTCGTGGAGTCGGTGCCAAAGTTGCGGCGTCCCTGCATGATTCCGGCTTTATCTCGGTGGAGCACATTGCATTTGCCGAAGATCCGGCCAAGCTGGCCGAAGCCGCCGGGCTGGGTAAAAACGTCAAGAAGGCCCGCCAGATCCTCAGCGCGGCCGAAGAGCACCTCAAGCGCGAGCTTGAGTTGGATGACGAAGGATTTGAAGCGCGTCGTGCCGAGTTCAACGCGGCCTCGCAAGAGGCCACGGCTGAAGAGGCCGCCGAGGAGGCGGACGCCGCGCAGGAGCAGGAGGCCCCCGAGGGTGCAGAGGCCGTGCCGGCCGACGCTCCGGTCGAAGCCTCCGAGAGCGACGATGAGGAGGAAGCCTGA